From Rhodopseudomonas palustris, a single genomic window includes:
- a CDS encoding SbmA/BacA-like family transporter, translated as MGLFSHNDSNGHNLSGFWLLSRRFWLSGKPRVTGLIAVLIGVVLAQLLVQFYLNLWNRHFFDALERRDAGALWTQTGVFVMLAATSVVVAATSVWGRMTGQRKWRESMTFEILERWSRKDHNVPIDGTDHGAENPEYRLAEDVRIATDSPVDLILAFLSSVLTALTFFSVLWSVGGSINVDVLGIHAEIPGYLVVGVIGYSSIMTALMLWFGRRMTSISERRNQNEAEFRAAAEVMRGGRPASEADEQAWMMKLALRLQAVLRSWRDLCWQLVDMTLVSHSNFLFAPVAAYFLCFPKYLSGAMTLGEVTQSAAAFVTVQGAVNWLVDNYQRLADWRSSANRVAALLAAIDQMPDRNAAEPADSSRELAPT; from the coding sequence TGTTGTCGCGCAGATTCTGGCTGAGCGGCAAGCCGCGGGTCACCGGCCTGATCGCGGTGCTGATCGGTGTGGTGCTGGCGCAACTGCTGGTTCAGTTTTATCTCAATTTGTGGAATCGACATTTCTTCGATGCCCTCGAGCGCCGTGATGCCGGCGCGCTGTGGACGCAGACCGGCGTGTTCGTGATGCTCGCCGCCACCAGCGTGGTGGTCGCTGCGACCTCGGTGTGGGGGCGCATGACCGGTCAGCGCAAATGGCGCGAGTCGATGACCTTTGAAATCCTCGAGCGCTGGTCGCGGAAGGACCACAATGTCCCAATCGATGGTACAGATCACGGCGCGGAGAATCCGGAATATCGCCTCGCCGAAGACGTCCGGATCGCCACCGACTCCCCGGTCGACCTGATCCTGGCGTTCCTGTCCTCGGTGCTGACGGCGTTGACCTTCTTCAGCGTGCTGTGGAGCGTCGGCGGCAGCATCAATGTGGACGTGCTCGGTATCCACGCCGAGATTCCCGGTTACCTGGTGGTCGGCGTGATCGGCTATTCCAGCATCATGACGGCGCTGATGCTGTGGTTCGGCCGGCGCATGACCAGCATCAGCGAGCGGCGCAATCAGAACGAGGCGGAATTCCGGGCCGCGGCCGAGGTGATGCGCGGCGGACGTCCCGCCAGCGAAGCCGACGAGCAGGCATGGATGATGAAGCTGGCGCTACGGCTCCAGGCGGTGCTGCGGTCGTGGCGCGACCTGTGCTGGCAGCTCGTCGACATGACGCTGGTGTCGCACAGCAACTTCCTGTTCGCGCCTGTCGCGGCGTATTTTCTCTGCTTTCCGAAGTATCTGTCCGGGGCGATGACGCTCGGCGAGGTGACGCAGAGCGCCGCGGCGTTCGTCACCGTGCAGGGTGCGGTGAATTGGCTGGTCGACAATTATCAGCGGCTGGCGGATTGGCGTTCGTCCGCCAACCGAGTCGCCGCGCTGCTGGCGGCGATCGACCAGATGCCGGACCGCAATGCTGCGGAGCCGGCCGATTCGTCCCGAGAATTGGCGCCGACCTGA